The window CTAAACTACGCAAGCAGGAACTTCACACACGTACATtatacacaaaaacaaaaacacaaactttctttcttttctttctttcaactATGTTCAGAAACAgtgatattgtttaaaatataaaaaaaattagtaacaAATTTGTGTTTTGAACTTCCTTTTACAAATAAAGAAAAGGGTTTTTTTGACAACATATGTTGCACATGTTGAAGTTTTTCGTTTTAGAGGGGTAAGCTAGGTTCTTCGTCTTCTTCGATCTTCTGCATTTGTTACTGTGTTCGCAGCGTGTTGAGAGGACTGGGATATGCGCGGGGCATGAAAAACATAAACGGAGAATATATCGGGATTCAGCTTGTGTACAAATTTCGGTCCGCAGCCCTGCTTGTGTTGTTTATAAGATGAGCGCGGTTCCGAAAGCATTGTTACGAATACTGTTTTCCTCGTTATAAAAGAAATGGGCGTGTCTCATGTAACAATTGACGTTCGATAAAAGTTTAGAATATTCCATTCAAACGAACATTTTTACCACTTCAGTGCGCATCATTGTAAACGTTAATCCCAGCAATATGATTTTGTTTCTCTTTCATTTCAATACTAGGTGacattgcaatgtttgtgcttattatatttgtgtgtatctatgcaatgtgtatcgttccgatcctctcaaattgtcgtttaactatattccacctgtatctcaagcgactgtgtagtgcgcgaccagcgcgctaggttccgttcgtcatcgaaagcaagattttgtcttgcctagatggccgagtgggtAGCGCGGTTGCCGCTCACTGCAAGAAGATTGGGTTTCAGAGGTCGTGAATTCAAGCCTTGgtcggggcggaggtggagctccaacaaaagtgaatttccctgtgctttatatatatatatatatatatatatatatatatatatatatatatatatatatatatatatatatatatatacacatatgcGACCGAACGTATATTACAAGTGCTTAATCGTGTTGACAGCAATATCTATTTTGTATTATCTTGACTTCAGTGCCCAGAACAAAAATGATTATATAACCAATACATTACAGTCAAaacatatttacttttaaatcgCGCATCCCACCGCGGTATCTAAAATAATACTTTCTGTCGATCGCGGCAATACTGTAATACACAATTATATAGTTGTAATCAGGATTCTAACGCAGCGTAACGGCCTGctgatattgtatgataaagTTATATATTATGTAAGTGTTGCTACTTCTGTGAATAGTATATACTAGCATTATCTTACAAAAGGTTCTCTAAATTGAAGTCAACAGGTCTACTTGCACGAAATAAATAAATCCTAACATTTCAAAAtctagaaaatataaataattttagtttAGAATTTTTCCTTACATTGTATTCTCGCATTTACAGCTGGATTTGTAGGTCCATTTGATGCGTACTACACAACTGCCGACGTCAGAGTGAGAGCATGGCGGATCTGTGATTTTCCGCCAGCTAATTATAGCACAAATATATACGGAGTTGGCGGACCGCGTAAGTCTAAACCAGCCACTTCTTGAATTGACATCAAATCGTAGCTATCAAATCTACTTACAATGATTATATTGATCATCATGacggctttttttttttgaattttgaaaatcaataagaGGAGATATGGATTAATTTGTgattatttaatattctttaGAATCCATTACACCAAGTATCTAAAATAGTCCcttgaaaaaaagtatttgtttttGCTTTCAGCCTACAGCCCGGGAGGCAATATTCCTCACAACCTCGGAGTAACACCCGATCTTGTCATTGTACAACTGAAAATGTGGGACGGATTTGTTTACGAAGCAGACGgtatatataaggaataaggaatcattctttgagtattatgaggtgataattttggtcggggcgtgatcaaatccaataaagcccgaaggactttatgatagatttgatcacgccccgaccgaaattatcacctcattatattcaaagaatgattcgttattacttatatttatataattttaagccattgtacgatttaatattttaaaaatataaatacgcaaacccgctggcgcctcaatttggcgtcatttctattatgggttttatagtacaaaatcgatacgtagtgttatcacaggcaaagacactggaaaatgtaaatatacttgtATAATACTATGATATCATTTTAATTCAGGGAAGTTCAGTTTTTGTTGATTCCGAAGGTAGCCCTCACCAAGGTATTACAAGTAATATCTCCAGTAAATTATGAAACGCAGTCTTTATTCTGAAAACTTAAGGTACAAGTATAAATTCACAAAATAGCATCCCCTAAGAACCCCCTCTCATTAATtaggaataagaaatcattctttgagtattatgaggtgacaGTTTTAGTCGAAGGGCTTtgtgatagatttgaccacgctccgaccgaaattatcacctcataatattcaaagaaggATTCCTTATAGCTTAAGATATTGTTTCCGTATTCTATacttttaaacaacattttgaaaccagtattttttttcatgtagcacattgaaaatgtaaatatttgatgagAAAGcgatttttcaatttaaataagaAGTAGCAATAAGATTGCGTGACAGCTAACATCTTTGAATACAATGTGTCACATTAATAGTTAATGCCATAATTGCAAAACATgaacttttgaaattaaatggaGAACATGACAGAGAacaacaaatatacatgtatctatgctGAAACAACCTTCTAATAATAGTTTTACCCTCTGCCTTTAAAATTGGGACCCCATAATAAAAGCAAAGGAGTCTCTGGAAGTAGTCTGGTAAGACTAAGAGATCAAGCAATAATTAATTGATGATATAATATGATTCTGACTTCCTGTATATAGATCGAAATTCCATTTTTTTGGCTGCATTTCgtaatattgcaagggcatttGATCGGTAACATTTGTCACGCTTGGGATAAGGATACTGTAATTAAGCTAACGAACAAATATCATTGCACAGGCGGCGCTGAACATTCCTAATTTGCGttttaacagtacatgtattggagttcaaacataataaaaatcaaagaactGTACTTCATTATCTCGGCCCCCtcataacaaacattttttttaaattttacataaataagaaaacatttaattttgaaggagctttttttcatcatttggaTTTTGGATGTTTGCTTCCACTTTGCAAACGATGTTACGAGCTTCCATCTTGTGGTActcaataaaatgaaacaaaatatagTTCTGAGCAAACACACTGGATGAACACCGTATACCTACTTAACGCGTATCTTACTTTATATATTGTGTACTTGCAGGAGCTGTATTCAAAGACAGACGAATGTCATCATCAGACCGGGCGTGTGGTACGGTTGTGGCCTTTGACGACATGAATATACGGATATGGGGGATGGCCAAGAGACAAGGAATCGGTACGATCAAATTGCAAATGTATATTGCATGGAAAGAAACAAAGAAACCGTCTGTATTTACTGACTGAGCCGGAGCCAAGGTCACAAACTGCATGAGGAAAGACTGGCATTCATTGTCACATGCAGTTTGCTTTGAAAAGTTAATGAATTAGTAATACATGCGGCAAGGGCATGCggtgtaaaaattaaaaatggaaaattaagAGACAATAAATCGTGCTCTTAGTttaaagttttgtgtcttggaGACAGGTTAAACAATGTTCAAAATTGATGAGAGTGACGAGGCGTTTACTGGTAGTATGCAATacatgggtatagtccactaatgcattttccataggcggtaatgttaacgttagggttcatagctccggccctaattttcgttcagcaacgagggacctcttgaatgaaagctcatcaaattgtctctttcctgttaaaatttcgtggtttgaagtcagattcgttttccggcaaaatgcgtctgtatttaaaaactctgaaaatgaaagtaaaagtagggaatttctcagttttggaaagggtgtacatcaaacaatttcaattcttttcttcaaatgattatttaattttgacacttgttttttaaattgaaaatcctcttttctgacatgtgtcaagcattctgatttaaaatgtcccaataaatgtatatacgcTCTGaaagtatagggactattttgcttaaaggcactactttgttgtcctaccgattctaaaaatagttagagggatatacccacaTGCTCTATTCAAGTACACGTGCTATGCTGATTTCTCTTTATATGAAAAGCAAGTCATGAATAACTGTTGTTAAAAGCAGAGAAAAGTACGAATTCAGTTTTTAtcattgataagaaaaaaaaatcaaattactcTTAAACTAAAGAACACACCTCAGTCTACATTGTAAATTTCTCTTTccagtttttaaaagattttcaatatAACAAGgtcaaatttctatttttaacacAGCTGGCCTAGTTGGGTGTGCCTACAGGGGATGGGGGACACCGTATTTAGCCGATTTGGCCCTTTTGATAATCAGTGCCTGGATTCTTCCATCAGAGGACAAAGTGGTCAGCTTTATTACAACCATTGCCAAAAATACAGCTCATCCCGACACAGTTCCCCTGTCGCCTTCTGTTTCCATTGATAGTCATTTGTTTATTGTTAAAGTAAGTCCCTCAGTTGTTCAGTACCAGTTTGatgaatttatataaaatcaatctCAGCTGTCTTTTGTCTCGCTTCaagaaatattgtataataattatatttctgCGAGGTAAAAAAAGCTTCaaataaattataagaaatTCGAAACGtcttttatacaattttttttcaggtaCATGAATGTCGTTACAAATTTTATTCTGACAGTACACCAACAAAATGTTATACCATATCAATTTAAAGCAAAATGCTTTTAGACTTTAAAGCAGTTCAAACCCAGAGTAATTAAACGATAtcattaatgatttttaaaaaatgaatatctaagcATAAGGACGGACTTCTTTCAGGTAAAAGCCACCGAGGGGAACAACAACGGGTTTATATATCATGGCGCAGGAACTTCCTTATCTGACGGTTCTTTGACAAATTACGGCGGAGTCATATTCGGTTACAACGAATCAGAGGTGTTGTTATGGCGACCAGCTGATTCAAACACTAACGGTTATATTTGGTACAGAGGCGGGGATCTTGGTGGTGGGGACTACCCTCAGATATCTACTACAGCGGAAGTGACAGTAGATATTCTACGGACCGTCACGTCCACAGGTAATTCTCTTTGTTCTAATGTGTCCCATTACAAGTTACCTTTACATTTAAGAGGCTctgtggtcaacaaattaacctaAGATctgtttaaaactttaacaagtGATATATTTGGTTATAAGCTATACCGTGGAGTCATTTTTATTCGTGGTGTCAATGTTCCTGGGTAGCCATAATTTTCCTGGTTCATGGGGACGAAATATTTTTGGTTGCAAGGtctttttcactttcaaaaaagtacatgttggtcaatgacctactttttgagttaatggccaccgaatattttttgaaaatttaaaagaaaatccttaaaaaatttacactttGATTGAGATTTCTTgtttgtgaaaataaaacaaatggcTCAactcttttcaaaataaaatacagtttatgaatggcagaaACACGAAAAAGATGCAAAGCATTACGTTTTCATTCACAATCtctataaatattccagtccgaatttcctctatcagttttaaAATCCCAAcccatttttgtttcaatttaacaaaaaactgaatgatgataatactcaAACATTTGCACTATTAAACTATGTATTTTTACCTTactctgctggcataaaattcataaaaggtcaatgatcaaaattttgagatatggtgtcctttatcgtttttaagcattcttcaatatttttgtagtgtgtgccatacaATTATCTAAATGTTAAAGTGAGATAAAACAAActgaaaatatgcaaaatcaCGTTgagtaacaaataaaatcttaactttaaagaatacagtactaccaaaaatatttcagtgaaaaacaaaatctgaaatctgagtccgaatttcctctgttttgcttaAAGCCCAAATCTGTTTGAACATAATTCTATAATatagtaaatattttgaatcttatgtcaataataattcattctttgaatactttttgtgtttagaacaaattttactcatgacttTGATCTTTTttacaatccgaatttgagaactcaaaccctgagtaaacaacgtccttaaataATAGGTATTCCTGATAGTAACATGTGGGTGCAGTATATGATTCATACAATGAagcttggatttttttttcatgtgttactcttcaaaaataatcaaattctATGGTAAATATTACAGAAGAGAGTTGTGGACCAGGAAAATGCGCTGGTAACTGGAGCCAGATTGTCGTTGTGTGTGACTGTTTTGGTACAGGTCTTACTGGACAATACTGCACAAcaggtaaacaaacaaaaactcaaACAAAACACACTGCTTCTTATTCTATCTATAGCAATACAGGAAAACAATTTattcatagttttttttacacacatagaTGCAGCATATGGACCTTTGATATTTTAAGtcaattgatatttatttattttaaaactccTGTGGATAGACAATTATACAATATGAAAACTTATTGTTATTGTAACATATTTGCAAACACTGTACTTGTGTGTGTAATTTTAACCAAGGTTAATACGATTTACAGTAAGAGTATTTTATAACTCACAATCACTGTTCTAGTTAAactaggatatacatgtaataatgtatagaagaaatttataattttcattaattcattaatgaattaatatttaaaaagtcattGATTGATTATTTTGGGCCATACATTACAAGATCGATTGGTAGTGTTACATAAACAAAGAcgctggaaaatgtaaataatcatTATCGGTTAAAGCTGATGGCCCTCCTCCTAGTTCTCTCCAAGCAGGCGCCCAAGACAATGAAGATTCTAGCGTACATCTCGGAAGTAAAAGAAACTTGACCATAAAACTCGTGTTTCCTTTGGGAACCAGTCCGGACATTGTCTTATCTGTGAAAGCTTCAGACACTAGAGAGGTCATGGCGATTGGAAGTCTGGTGCTTAAAGATACGGGAAACAACATCCAACCTTTGACAAGTTCATTTAGTTACAAAGCTTTGACGATAACAAATCTCGTAAGtgtttagaaaagaaaacaaaaaatgtgtCCTGAATGCAAACGTATAAGCAGGGAATATGTATTGTTATGTTTGAGTGATTCCAGAAgcaaataataaatatcaaatgttgCCATAAAGTAAAGTTTTATACATacaagaaataacaaaatgtaaatCATTGAAATTCATGGAAGATGATCATCTTTAAGCCTGAACATAGTATCTGCTTTTGCTTCTGTGTATTTTTGATAAGGAATCTAGTTGTCAAAAAGGACTTGACAACTTACTTGACacatttaaagaagaaagactCTCGTACACAGGCAGCTTCGCTACATATGATCCACATATATGAATTGTTTCATATGAGATCATAAAAAGGACACTATATGTGAATCATATGTGACAAAAATGCTTATGTACTTcccaatattttgataaaaaaaaacatgtttaactCACCAATAGGGATTTTTACCATTAGTTTCCTTTCATTGATgaacactatttatatattgtaaaaaaacattttgtagaCTGGATTCCATGTTGTTACATCCGCTTCGTTGTCCCTTGGAGATGTTGTAAACACGGGACAGTCCAGTTTGTATGTAGACAATATGGTTGCCATAGAGACTGAGGTTTACGTCCAGTCTGTTGATAACGTCACAGACGGAAGTTTACACGCCGTAAAGATCCAAGTTCTAATAGGCGGAATTGTTGTTTGGAACAAAGACATTATGTATACTATCAACACGACCATCTTGGTTCGAAAACTTTCATCAAATATTGCTATGATTTTGCTCaatcttattttaatttcatttcatttcgcAACGTTactttaattttgttatgtttaaTTCATGGCAGGTCCCAATCAAAACACctgaaattttcacttcatTTCCCGCCGCTTCTGACCTTGACCGTGGTTCTATGACCCGGATGTCCGTTGACCTTTGGATGCCATTGGCCAATCCTGATATCGTGATAGAAGCCAGAAGCCATACAGCAGATGACTCTGATTCAGCTCTCCGAGTTGTTCGTCTCTCTGTAACACAAGTTGGGGAAAACTACCGGCTGCCtgtgagaagatttttttcagtttaatcAATAGTCTTCTCTAAAAATTGcgtgaaaatgtatttttgccCAAATATAATTActaacatttatttctagaaaacagtaatttattatatattgttttcatatgtCTGATCTTGTTCATTGAtagtatacattgtatatagttTTTACAGCATAAAAGTTatcatatataaattttttctatatttgagAATATAGGCAGAAGTAGAGCGTCTTAAGATCGACAAAGCAGGTTGTCACGATATCATAGGAAACGCCTCTTTGTCCTTAGTCTTTCCGacacattttgcaaataaaggtTTGTTCCTTTACAATCAAAGAAAAATAGTGTATGTAATTTTGAGAAATAATATGACTGACGTAACCCTCCTTATGTTGAATTTGTACACTTTCCAGAAATATCAATCatattgaaatatgttttcCTCCAAATAACTATTAATTGTGCCAACTTTTACCGTAACATATCGTTTCATTCTTTGCCTTGATATCTTAGAGGCCTTTGTTCCTGGCCCAACATCCACAAAGGACCTCATTCAATTTGAGACCCTCCTGTATATGGGACTGGATTCCGAAGTTGGAACTAAGTACCCTCTAGATCTCGTTATTTACGTTGACGGGGCTATTTTGTGGAATTCTTCGTTCAGTCTGACATCGACTGAACCAACAGGATTACAAgtattgtaatttattttattcatcttCTCATAAATTTTAAGAAACTACAAACAAATATATCTTCTCAACATGAAAGTCTTTACATGATTGATTTAAGTTCAATGGAACTTTCATGCAGATATTGTTTATCTGTTAACCTAAAGATAAATTTCAATATTCATTGTTTTTTCAATCATGAAGGTTCCAACGAGTATTGGTAAACAAATATCCGTCGGTCAATTAACATTGGGACAAGTTTTTTCTACTGACGTCAACTTGACGTTACCTGACATGGGCGTGTTCAAATTCAACGTGTCTCTGACGTCACTGGTCGCAGAAGGACAAGGAAGAGCCGGTCTGATTCTACTTTCGGTTGTCATTGGTGAAACAGGAAGTAGTGTTGGTTGTTCTTCTGTGACTGCCACCTACAATAGAACAGAGAGTTCAAAGTTACAAAATGTAGCAGACGTTTTCCACAGTGTTACAAACTTTGGATCAACCAATGTACCAGTAGAGATAAGTAGTTGGCTTATTCTACGGTTTACTGCGGTGGCTGCCCCGGGGTATACTGATATTGGCGATGTTCACATTATTGAGGTTACCAGTGGCGCACTGAGTGTTGTATACGTCTTTAACGTTACAGGAACTGCAACGTTTGATGTAAGTTGAAATAGTTAAGACCAATATGTTAATGAGTCTATAACttagtcatggactcattgacaactaaaatttgttaattagtaaaaagATCGATTTCAATATAACcaattatttcaaaaaaggTCACGTGTatctttttttcctttgttttatacaatttttatgaactggttgtttctttttttttttagcaaaacttAGTGTACACGGCAGACATTTACCATTTTAACACTGGATCATGCTTGTCTGAAAACCAGACATTCGAATTATTTGTGAATCTAACTACAGAGAGGAGCAAAACCCCGGGACCACTGTACGTTTACTTTCCGTTCGGTGACACCATGTTTTCTGTATACGAATACAAAATAATTCATGTTGGTGAAAATCTACGACCGTGTTTTCAGTCAATGCAACTGGACAGGTCCCTTGATCAGTATTTGTAAGTGCATATCACATACATTGATCTCTAAGACAAAAAAACTTTGGGTTATAAAACAAGATACACATAACAATATGTGTATGCGTATTTGCagacgtttttaaaataatctttgttgcaatttcataattatttgtgttttttaaatgaaagcaaACGAgagatatttaagaaataaagtacgagttttcgtgaatgttgcagaataacctccgaggtcgagaaatgttgttttgaaatataaaagccgaggcgttagccgaggcttttatatttcaaacaacatttcgagaccgaggaggttatcctgcaacattcacgataacaagaactttatttctattctactaacagcccagtatttctacagatcgtttcttctatagagagacgatctaggtcattttgacggctgttccgtgtaaccccaacggttttgttagtaatgtttacatgtgtatcgatcaaaggaatcacatgcagacgacaaacgttttctttggatttttaatactcttcacttatttataaaatatctttgaatcatgttcctaatattttaagtgcaattttatacgattattactactaaacgtgatatatttaatgtaaaaacatgcagtgaaaatgtgttagggaggtcctaggaacagccgcattgatctcttaaaaataaacatttgaggcaatacacacccttttgactggaactaacacgtgaaattgacatggttttaaaaaaaattacggcTTGAAtttgtactttcatgatcagtgcgagacaaataggtatttctgatctgataatttactgatgacgttcgtggtatattggagaataacgtccgcggcatctctttgatctcggcaataactgtagtagaataaTTAATAGAACATACCTTCTGTATTGACGTAGAGCATACAGCGATGGAAGTTTAGGAAACATCACCCTTGAGTTCCCTCTGTTTTGTAACCAAGAACTCAGCACCGATGCTGTCGATGACCAAATGACGATCAGAGTTGTGGCCCGTATCCGGAATGACATACGTACCGAGGGCTCCTCCTTAAACAATTTCACAGTTGTCGTCAGGTCCGTTGGACTTTTATCAGACGTGACGTCATCACTTGGTTTAATAGTAAAAGGCATGGTCAGTGTTAGAGAAAACTTATTTTTACCAACAATGCATTTTTGATCAGTTGACTTTGCAGATAAAATCCGTACGTTTTAGAGCAATTTTATGCTATGGTGagttttcatgaaaatgaaattaaaaaaagcttTGCTCTTTCAGacaattttgtcaaagattgaTTTCGTTACTGGAGTGGAAATACCGAAGAATAGCCTGAATATAACATTGATGCCTTTAGTTTGTCACATCAAGTGTCGTACAGATAATGAGCAGTCATTCTTTACAACAAGTGTAAGTTCTTTCCGTCCTTTTCCTGATTTTCGAACGAAACATTTCATACaacaataaacatgtataccaaCAATTTTGATATGGATTATATTCACTTTTGAAATTAGAGATTTCTACATTTATATGACAAAGTGTGCATTTGAATGTTAATTATCAcactttttaaagataatttatattttttattttcttgcaaTTCATTGCATTCAATGGTTGTTTTGATCTTAAATTAAAGTTGCagagtcacgattttggtccagaaatttttttattcgattttattgtttataatgcttccgtaaggcatttttaaaaagcaaacaaaatttgagtgtcattttttgagttataagaaagttacagggcttacaatttattgttatgtaaacaaagcttttgtttacattttgaaaactGAAGTGAACATTCCAGTTTAAgaactaaaatgaatgtgttaaacgtcaGGAACTGTTTAagtatgcttaaaatgaatgagTAGATAGATAAACCAACATGAAAAAGATTTTGTTCTTGTATATTGAacttatgtaaataaaaacagggcacgagccttgtttacatgacaacgAATTGTGGGCCCTGTATCTTGTTTATGACTTTACGATTGACTCTAAAATTTTGGTTAATCATTACAAATGCATTCCATAGCACTGTaataataacaagaggcccatgggccacatcgctcacctgaggaacaagcggtatgataaaatcagctcaatggagtcataatacaaactatctggacaatgtacaataattcatgtaaatcctgtataaataaaatccattttcccctggatattcttatgtttataataattagtcccttttctaacaggatgattttatagtcatatcatatgttgagtattgcagatctaaaaaagatccctaacaatagtttatatatgggatataaacgtacatcaaactctgaaccttctcgtgaggccaaagaattgtcctggggccaaagtcttaacaattataaagaatcatctggctgattagtttctgagaagatttttaaagatttaccctatatattcctttgttaaactttgaccccccccctcattgtggccccaccctacccctggggataattattttcacaactttgaatctacactacctgaggatgctttcacacaagtttcagctttcctggctgattagtttctgagaagaagatttttaaagaataactctgtttattcctatgtaaaacatcgacctcccattgtggcccaaacctacccccaggggtcatgattttcacaaatttgaatctacactacctgagtatgcttccacacaagttttagctttcctggctaattagtttctgagaagaagatttttaaagatttactgtatataatcatatgtaaaacatcgacctcccattgtggccccaacctacccccaggggtcaagATTTTCATacctttgaatctacactacctgaggatgcttccacacaagttccagctttgccggcgaattagtttctgagaagaagatttgtaaagatttactgtatatattcctatgttaaacttcgatcccccattgtggccccaccctacccccgtaagtcatgattttcacaactttaaaatttacactacctgaggatgcatccacacaagtgtcagctttcctgtctgattagtttctgagaagaagatttttaaagaattactttttatattcctatgtaaaacgtcgatcccctattgtggccccaccttaccctcgggggtcatgattttcacaaatttgaatcttcactacctaaggatgcatccacacaagtgtcagcttttctggccgattagtttctgagaagaagatttttaaagaattactttttatattcatatgttaaacttcgaccctccattgtggccccaccctacccccaggggtcatgattttcacatctttgaatctacactacctgaggatgcttccacacaagtttcacctttccttggcgattagtttctgagac is drawn from Crassostrea angulata isolate pt1a10 chromosome 5, ASM2561291v2, whole genome shotgun sequence and contains these coding sequences:
- the LOC128185203 gene encoding uncharacterized protein LOC128185203, whose translation is MILPPSPLGHTFKNDATAWVGSSLGIKPPFISEWQTIVAQGQSPIYIRHSLGEMPIKVDVQVRVVREGSQHIFPGFGAGQRSDEDGDSQYGAVLCSYNESHVRLHVPVSTITTKGGLVSTAGFVGPFDAYYTTADVRVRAWRICDFPPANYSTNIYGVGGPPYSPGGNIPHNLGVTPDLVIVQLKMWDGFVYEADGAVFKDRRMSSSDRACGTVVAFDDMNIRIWGMAKRQGIAGLVGCAYRGWGTPYLADLALLIISAWILPSEDKVVSFITTIAKNTAHPDTVPLSPSVSIDSHLFIVKVKATEGNNNGFIYHGAGTSLSDGSLTNYGGVIFGYNESEVLLWRPADSNTNGYIWYRGGDLGGGDYPQISTTAEVTVDILRTVTSTEESCGPGKCAGNWSQIVVVCDCFGTGLTGQYCTTADGPPPSSLQAGAQDNEDSSVHLGSKRNLTIKLVFPLGTSPDIVLSVKASDTREVMAIGSLVLKDTGNNIQPLTSSFSYKALTITNLTGFHVVTSASLSLGDVVNTGQSSLYVDNMVAIETEVYVQSVDNVTDGSLHAVKIQVLIGGIVVWNKDIMYTINTTILVPIKTPEIFTSFPAASDLDRGSMTRMSVDLWMPLANPDIVIEARSHTADDSDSALRVVRLSVTQVGENYRLPAEVERLKIDKAGCHDIIGNASLSLVFPTHFANKEAFVPGPTSTKDLIQFETLLYMGLDSEVGTKYPLDLVIYVDGAILWNSSFSLTSTEPTGLQVPTSIGKQISVGQLTLGQVFSTDVNLTLPDMGVFKFNVSLTSLVAEGQGRAGLILLSVVIGETGSSVGCSSVTATYNRTESSKLQNVADVFHSVTNFGSTNVPVEISSWLILRFTAVAAPGYTDIGDVHIIEVTSGALSVVYVFNVTGTATFDQNLVYTADIYHFNTGSCLSENQTFELFVNLTTERSKTPGPLYVYFPFGDTMFSVYEYKIIHVGENLRPCFQSMQLDRSLDQYLAYSDGSLGNITLEFPLFCNQELSTDAVDDQMTIRVVARIRNDIRTEGSSLNNFTVVVRSVGLLSDVTSSLGLIVKGMTILSKIDFVTGVEIPKNSLNITLMPLVCHIKCRTDNEQSFFTTSLEYERENDTHVAYAFESRCMASVVVLEDSIPGNTSSCCVLHQFITSNVEDNFMIFNDVNDTLRSQIPLVVDGSNDTCLDLPVLGQIPPILWMRMNISGIWGLFSSSFRLHIFGKNINCDNQNDGSVFKVFYPSSISYGDFGGDVTYCFLSDKSVAPLEPLTRCSFQCPCVGPQCLEAFLYIASNNVSKNWKLCELFVQTV